The following proteins are encoded in a genomic region of Thermococcus pacificus:
- a CDS encoding tRNA-binding protein, with product MELFLKTIEHAKFKGKWNKKGAQQLAKEMLPEIQAMRYSYVEPKELIETPQMKALKEKANGIIEALGGEDWHHKFLSLADKSEREKVEEAVAKVRFFLNTILGLDRRLALGKINDPVIAVDIKVGEVMSVAKHPNADRLLVTNVNIGDRAITVVTNDLTVKEGNRVAVALLPPANFRGIVSEGMFLGAGEGVLKDVKGEIGGLPKGIPLEAFNETRNLVEAFLKG from the coding sequence GTGGAGCTTTTCCTGAAGACGATAGAGCACGCGAAGTTCAAGGGGAAGTGGAACAAGAAGGGAGCACAGCAGCTGGCGAAGGAGATGCTCCCTGAGATACAGGCGATGAGGTATTCCTACGTCGAGCCCAAGGAGCTGATTGAGACTCCGCAGATGAAAGCCTTGAAGGAAAAGGCCAATGGCATAATCGAGGCCCTTGGTGGGGAAGACTGGCACCACAAGTTTCTCAGCTTGGCCGATAAAAGCGAGCGCGAGAAGGTTGAAGAGGCTGTCGCTAAGGTTCGCTTCTTTCTCAACACGATACTCGGCCTCGACAGACGCTTAGCCCTTGGAAAGATAAACGACCCGGTCATAGCGGTGGACATAAAAGTCGGTGAAGTGATGAGCGTCGCCAAACACCCGAACGCTGACCGCTTGCTCGTCACGAACGTCAACATCGGCGACAGGGCTATCACCGTCGTCACCAACGACCTCACTGTGAAGGAAGGCAACCGCGTGGCAGTCGCTTTACTCCCGCCGGCGAACTTCCGCGGAATAGTCAGCGAGGGAATGTTCCTCGGTGCTGGAGAAGGCGTCCTCAAGGATGTCAAGGGAGAAATCGGCGGCCTGCCTAAGGGAATCCCGCTTGAGGCCTTCAACGAGACGCGGAATTTGGTCGAGGCGTTTCTGAAGGGTTGA
- a CDS encoding DUF3194 domain-containing protein → MAEGKRVIHIGLPELGEEELIEIGELAQETIIKEVFDVLNRSDVKDIEVTTRINRDETLDLEIEVYLEVPIFVKADVDELIDKAVEKAYEVVERRLKGLAAKD, encoded by the coding sequence GTGGCAGAGGGTAAAAGGGTAATTCACATAGGTCTTCCGGAGCTGGGTGAGGAGGAGCTTATTGAAATCGGCGAGCTTGCACAGGAGACGATAATAAAGGAAGTGTTCGACGTCCTCAACAGGAGCGACGTCAAGGACATCGAAGTTACAACGAGGATAAACCGGGATGAGACCCTCGACCTTGAAATCGAGGTCTACCTTGAGGTTCCCATCTTCGTCAAGGCCGACGTCGATGAGCTGATAGATAAAGCCGTTGAGAAGGCCTACGAGGTTGTTGAGAGAAGGTTGAAAGGGCTGGCCGCAAAGGATTAA
- a CDS encoding aldo/keto reductase, whose product MKHVPIFDDLKRIGDDRVTAIGMGTWGIGGYESPDYSRDKESVEVLMHGLELGINLIDTAEFYGAGHSEELVGEAIKDFEREEIFIISKVWPTHFGYESAKKAARASTKRLGTYIDLYLLHWPVEDFRRIEETLHALEELVDEGLIRYIGVSNFDLELLKRSQEAMKKYEIVANEVKYSLKDRWPETSGLLDYMKKEKMALIAYTPLEKGTLARNECLAEIGKAYGKTAAQVALNYLIWEENVVAIPKAGSKAHLEENFGAMGWRLSKEDREKARRCV is encoded by the coding sequence ATGAAGCATGTTCCCATTTTTGACGACCTCAAGCGAATAGGCGATGATAGGGTTACCGCCATAGGCATGGGCACGTGGGGAATAGGGGGCTATGAGAGCCCCGACTACTCGAGGGATAAGGAGAGCGTTGAAGTCCTCATGCACGGCCTTGAACTCGGAATAAACCTCATCGATACCGCTGAGTTCTACGGGGCCGGCCACAGCGAAGAGCTCGTCGGAGAGGCCATAAAGGACTTTGAACGCGAGGAGATATTCATCATAAGCAAGGTCTGGCCGACTCACTTCGGCTATGAGAGCGCGAAGAAGGCAGCGAGGGCGAGCACGAAGAGGCTGGGAACATACATAGACCTCTACCTCCTCCACTGGCCCGTTGAGGACTTCAGGAGGATAGAGGAGACCCTCCACGCGCTGGAGGAACTCGTTGACGAGGGGCTCATACGCTACATAGGCGTGAGCAACTTCGACCTTGAACTTCTCAAGCGCTCTCAGGAGGCGATGAAAAAATACGAGATTGTGGCCAACGAGGTCAAGTACTCCCTCAAAGACCGCTGGCCCGAGACAAGTGGCCTTCTCGACTACATGAAGAAGGAGAAGATGGCGTTGATAGCATACACCCCGTTGGAGAAGGGGACGCTGGCAAGGAATGAATGCCTCGCCGAGATTGGGAAAGCCTACGGAAAAACGGCCGCTCAGGTGGCCCTCAACTACCTGATATGGGAGGAGAACGTTGTTGCGATACCAAAAGCCGGAAGCAAGGCCCACCTCGAGGAAAACTTCGGTGCTATGGGATGGCGCCTCTCGAAGGAGGATAGGGAAAAGGCAAGGAGGTGTGTCTGA
- a CDS encoding prefoldin subunit beta, with the protein MQNIPPQVQAMLGQLESYQQQLQLVVQQKQKVQLELTEAKKALEEIEKVDDGTTIYKTVGTLIVKTEKAKAVEELKEKVETLEVRLNALERQEKKLNEKLKELTAQIQSALRPPTAG; encoded by the coding sequence ATGCAGAATATTCCGCCGCAGGTTCAGGCCATGCTCGGCCAGCTTGAGAGCTACCAGCAGCAGCTCCAGCTCGTTGTCCAGCAGAAGCAGAAGGTCCAGCTCGAGCTTACCGAGGCAAAGAAAGCCTTGGAGGAGATCGAGAAGGTCGATGACGGAACGACCATCTACAAGACCGTTGGGACGCTTATAGTCAAGACCGAGAAGGCGAAGGCCGTTGAGGAGCTCAAGGAGAAGGTCGAGACCCTTGAGGTTCGCCTCAATGCCCTCGAGAGGCAGGAGAAGAAGCTCAACGAGAAGCTCAAGGAGCTCACCGCCCAGATCCAGAGCGCCCTCAGGCCGCCCACCGCGGGCTGA
- a CDS encoding tetratricopeptide repeat protein — protein sequence MVLVEAVELYLSKGDYKNALNNVLRIEDPIKRLLALTEVLTAFPRDEVLARMFETLNSIRGKPEKAVAYSVIGRALYSLDRDREAEVYFERALETAQSLRSPRVKGEVLAAIARNLVLSERYGDALKLFRHSVELLQTARGLSSYATEALIKVARLVERSADEIPNERALDFYRLARDIYSSIFFSLQAKHLENKIKLAEEVLKRGKPAVEGLIETGEVELAIEMARFLPLEERAVVMLELSYWFHLHEQPKLGSRVFDDALEMVLVGKFKPWDGEIAAIARRFLRIGSLEEPLTLAGVIRDEKLSSELLGEVALAYARWGDKAKARSIAEGIMDESVKNRVLKELEGGSYVGHEQGLPLTGGGEERGAFPEDDRAREVQGEVEQEGSTAAGEGDAP from the coding sequence GTGGTTCTCGTGGAGGCCGTGGAGCTTTACCTGTCAAAGGGAGACTATAAAAACGCCTTGAATAACGTACTGAGGATAGAAGATCCAATTAAGCGCCTCCTGGCACTCACGGAGGTTCTGACGGCCTTCCCGAGGGATGAGGTTCTCGCACGCATGTTTGAAACTCTGAACTCGATCAGGGGAAAGCCTGAGAAGGCCGTGGCTTACTCCGTCATCGGCCGCGCACTCTACTCCCTTGACCGCGACAGGGAGGCAGAGGTGTACTTCGAGAGGGCGCTTGAAACGGCCCAATCGCTCAGGTCGCCGAGGGTTAAGGGGGAGGTTCTGGCTGCAATAGCCCGGAACCTCGTTCTTTCAGAGAGGTACGGGGATGCCCTCAAGCTTTTCAGGCACTCTGTTGAACTCCTCCAAACGGCGAGGGGGCTTTCCTCCTACGCGACGGAGGCGCTGATTAAGGTGGCAAGGCTCGTCGAGAGGAGCGCCGATGAGATACCAAACGAGAGGGCGCTGGACTTCTACAGACTCGCACGCGACATCTACTCCTCGATCTTTTTCAGCCTGCAGGCCAAGCACCTTGAGAACAAGATAAAGCTCGCCGAGGAAGTTCTGAAGCGCGGGAAACCGGCAGTGGAGGGACTGATAGAGACCGGCGAGGTTGAGCTTGCCATCGAGATGGCCCGCTTCCTTCCGCTGGAAGAGAGGGCAGTGGTGATGCTCGAGCTTTCCTACTGGTTCCACCTCCACGAGCAGCCCAAACTTGGGAGCAGGGTTTTTGACGACGCCCTCGAGATGGTCTTAGTTGGGAAGTTCAAACCCTGGGACGGCGAGATAGCCGCGATAGCGAGGCGCTTCCTCAGGATAGGCTCCCTTGAGGAGCCCCTCACCCTGGCAGGGGTTATCAGGGATGAGAAGCTGTCCTCCGAACTCCTCGGGGAGGTTGCCCTGGCCTACGCCCGCTGGGGCGATAAGGCAAAGGCCCGCTCGATAGCCGAGGGCATAATGGACGAAAGCGTTAAGAACCGCGTTTTAAAGGAACTGGAGGGTGGGAGTTATGTGGGACACGAGCAAGGATTACCGCTTACTGGTGGCGGAGAAGAGCGTGGAGCTTTTCCTGAAGACGATAGAGCACGCGAAGTTCAAGGGGAAGTGGAACAAGAAGGGAGCACAGCAGCTGGCGAAGGAGATGCTCCCTGA
- a CDS encoding DHH family phosphoesterase: protein MKGKIKLRRFLESSRGRSFLLLCHHNADPDSLGSAIAFAIYLKSLGVEEVKIGVAQSVSSYAKRLLTFSPVPVERDPVVKEDVVMIFDTSSLEQLEPIEIPRGKTVIVIDHHVEKEKPIKAQIAVVDSSRTSTAEIVWELFKYLGFYNETAVKALLAGIVTDTANFRFANAKTFKAVSEMLERFPLQMGGIFQLVAPVSDENIDQAKRMAMLKACQRLEIKKFRRYIIAVSKVSAYESLACKTFLNLGADVAIVGSEKKGVRISARAKESLVKKGLHLGRIMEKVGPIIEGSGGGHAGAAGANGKKNLDEAIKVILKEIEKFLREVD from the coding sequence ATGAAGGGTAAAATCAAGCTCAGGCGCTTCCTCGAAAGTTCAAGGGGCAGATCCTTTCTCCTCCTCTGCCACCACAACGCCGACCCGGATTCCCTCGGCTCGGCCATAGCCTTCGCCATCTACCTCAAATCGCTCGGTGTTGAGGAAGTTAAGATAGGCGTTGCCCAGAGCGTCTCCTCCTACGCGAAGAGGCTTCTCACCTTCTCCCCGGTCCCCGTTGAGAGGGATCCTGTTGTTAAAGAAGACGTTGTGATGATTTTCGACACGTCATCGCTCGAGCAGCTCGAGCCGATTGAGATTCCCAGGGGAAAGACGGTGATAGTCATCGACCACCACGTCGAGAAGGAAAAGCCAATTAAAGCCCAGATAGCAGTGGTTGATTCCTCCAGAACTTCGACGGCCGAAATAGTTTGGGAGCTTTTCAAATACCTCGGCTTCTATAACGAGACCGCTGTCAAGGCCCTACTCGCTGGAATCGTTACCGATACTGCAAACTTCCGCTTCGCCAATGCGAAAACATTTAAGGCCGTCTCCGAGATGCTCGAGCGCTTCCCGCTCCAGATGGGTGGGATATTCCAGCTAGTCGCACCCGTGAGCGACGAGAACATTGACCAGGCGAAGAGGATGGCAATGCTGAAGGCCTGTCAGAGGCTTGAGATCAAGAAGTTCCGCAGGTACATCATAGCGGTCTCAAAGGTTTCTGCCTATGAATCACTCGCCTGCAAGACGTTCCTCAACCTCGGCGCGGATGTGGCAATAGTGGGGAGCGAGAAGAAGGGAGTCAGGATATCAGCGAGGGCAAAGGAGAGCCTCGTTAAGAAGGGTCTCCACTTGGGAAGGATTATGGAGAAGGTGGGGCCGATTATAGAAGGCTCCGGTGGCGGACACGCCGGTGCCGCCGGTGCTAACGGGAAGAAGAACCTCGACGAGGCTATTAAAGTCATACTGAAGGAGATTGAAAAGTTTTTGAGGGAGGTAGATTGA
- the cobT gene encoding nicotinate mononucleotide-dependent phosphoribosyltransferase CobT, translated as MESLFLLVLGNAEISTVPGISVAGATPELTKLTPVADAEYLFHERPLTIDVIPVTPEGHPTPAIITKAAKELANFPVLVVRGGTYLAPLVPHVHISNAVGRDFRKGPALPEFGEIIKRAKLFGEELNKLPIKELVIGESTPGGTTTAQAVLWAFGYDAKTSSASPDNPQSLKGMVITEAFQRAGIEKGQLRDNPLEALRQFGDPMMATVVGLSLGFRKDIVLAGGTQMLAVAALLKALDEDLSRFMIATTKWVVKDRSATFLDTAKEIGVITYAADLDFSESKFKGLRDYERGYVKEGVGAGGATWLAIKAGFSPEEVSEKVEALYRRLMGMKS; from the coding sequence ATGGAGAGCCTCTTCCTGCTCGTTTTGGGGAACGCAGAGATAAGCACCGTTCCGGGAATTAGCGTCGCCGGGGCAACGCCTGAATTGACTAAGCTCACCCCGGTCGCCGATGCCGAGTACCTCTTCCACGAGAGGCCCCTGACCATTGACGTAATTCCTGTAACGCCCGAGGGCCATCCGACTCCTGCCATAATCACAAAGGCCGCGAAGGAGCTGGCAAACTTTCCGGTTCTGGTTGTGAGGGGCGGGACTTATTTAGCCCCGCTCGTCCCGCACGTCCACATCAGCAACGCCGTCGGGAGGGACTTCAGGAAAGGACCGGCTTTGCCGGAGTTCGGCGAGATAATCAAGCGCGCAAAACTCTTTGGTGAGGAGCTTAACAAACTGCCAATCAAAGAGCTTGTCATAGGTGAATCTACCCCCGGCGGGACTACCACCGCCCAAGCGGTTCTCTGGGCGTTCGGCTACGATGCCAAAACTTCCTCGGCGTCGCCAGACAATCCGCAGAGCCTCAAGGGGATGGTAATTACCGAGGCCTTTCAGAGGGCAGGAATAGAAAAGGGCCAGCTGAGGGACAACCCGCTCGAGGCCTTGAGACAGTTCGGCGACCCGATGATGGCGACTGTGGTTGGATTATCCCTCGGCTTCAGGAAGGATATAGTTCTGGCAGGCGGAACTCAGATGCTCGCCGTTGCAGCCCTTCTGAAAGCCCTCGACGAAGATCTGAGCCGCTTCATGATAGCAACGACTAAGTGGGTGGTTAAAGACAGGAGCGCCACGTTCCTCGACACGGCTAAGGAGATAGGGGTAATAACCTACGCCGCAGATCTGGACTTCTCGGAGAGCAAATTCAAGGGTTTGAGGGACTACGAGCGCGGTTACGTCAAGGAAGGTGTCGGTGCTGGAGGGGCTACTTGGCTCGCGATTAAGGCCGGCTTCTCGCCGGAGGAAGTGAGTGAAAAGGTGGAGGCGCTTTACCGGAGATTAATGGGGATGAAGTCGTAA
- a CDS encoding aldehyde ferredoxin oxidoreductase family protein, which translates to MYGYHNRIARVNLTEGKVTYEELPDEVIRKFIGGKGLGYYLIYREVPPGTDPLSPANKFVFAPGGMAGLVPGSSKVIAVSKSPETRLISDSSGGDAFGPKLKGHFDALIIEGKAEEPVYLYIHDGKVEILSAEHLWGKGNYEVAKEIWKEHPKASMAMIGPAGEKLSRIANVVYDTERASGRGGLGAVLGSKKVKAVVVEPGEKPKVANPEEFQRLWQEYYNEFATNPKYEHTRNYGTTDGMRGSASVGMSPAYNFSRPYIPDELASKLAGDEVKKYEVEPEWFVHGKSCPIKCARYVEVEYKGRKIRVKPEYESIAMLGAATGVFNFPAVAYFNWLVNNLGLDSIATGATIAWLFEMVERGLIGEDEIGFPVKGFGDEEAEEKLIKLMAERKGIGAILADGVKRACERLGRGCEFAVHVKGMESPAWDPRGRRTYALSYATADVGASHLRGWPRPHQLPNQGPAKELVPSLIEGRDESYITDMLGTCKFVPYKLEDLARLYSIVTGEEWTVEELRRRAWGVESIARIHNALDWVTPPLDDTIPPRWWEPESDGPAKGNAAFIDYNDFLEARREFYRLRGWHEELGVPLPETMEELSLPEFKEDAEKALEVVKKRMGI; encoded by the coding sequence ATGTACGGCTACCACAACAGGATTGCACGTGTCAACCTGACTGAAGGAAAGGTTACATACGAAGAACTGCCGGACGAGGTCATAAGGAAGTTCATAGGCGGAAAGGGCCTCGGCTACTACCTTATCTACCGCGAGGTTCCGCCGGGGACAGACCCCCTCAGCCCGGCCAACAAGTTCGTCTTCGCACCGGGTGGAATGGCCGGCTTAGTTCCGGGTTCGAGCAAGGTAATAGCGGTGAGCAAGAGCCCGGAGACGAGGCTCATCAGCGACTCCAGCGGCGGCGATGCCTTCGGTCCAAAGCTGAAGGGACACTTTGACGCGCTAATAATCGAGGGCAAAGCCGAGGAGCCGGTCTATTTGTACATCCACGACGGAAAGGTTGAGATTCTCTCGGCTGAGCACCTCTGGGGAAAGGGCAACTACGAGGTCGCCAAGGAAATCTGGAAGGAGCACCCGAAGGCGAGCATGGCGATGATAGGACCAGCCGGCGAAAAACTGAGCAGGATAGCCAACGTTGTTTACGACACGGAGAGGGCGAGCGGCAGAGGTGGACTCGGTGCGGTTCTAGGTAGTAAAAAAGTCAAAGCCGTCGTCGTTGAGCCGGGGGAGAAGCCGAAGGTGGCCAACCCCGAGGAGTTCCAAAGGCTGTGGCAAGAGTACTACAACGAGTTCGCGACGAATCCAAAGTACGAACACACGAGGAACTATGGAACCACTGACGGCATGAGGGGCTCCGCCTCCGTTGGAATGAGTCCGGCCTACAACTTCTCAAGGCCCTACATTCCGGATGAGCTCGCCTCAAAGCTCGCCGGCGACGAGGTCAAGAAGTATGAGGTCGAGCCGGAATGGTTCGTCCACGGCAAGAGCTGCCCGATAAAGTGCGCCCGCTACGTTGAGGTGGAATATAAAGGCAGGAAAATCCGCGTAAAGCCAGAATACGAGAGCATAGCCATGCTCGGCGCTGCCACTGGAGTCTTCAACTTTCCAGCGGTTGCTTACTTCAACTGGCTCGTCAACAACCTCGGCCTGGACAGCATAGCGACCGGAGCAACGATAGCCTGGCTCTTCGAGATGGTGGAGCGCGGTCTTATTGGCGAAGACGAGATAGGCTTTCCGGTAAAGGGCTTTGGCGACGAGGAAGCAGAGGAGAAGCTTATCAAACTAATGGCAGAGCGGAAGGGCATCGGTGCAATCCTTGCCGACGGCGTGAAGAGGGCCTGCGAGAGGCTTGGCAGGGGATGTGAGTTCGCCGTCCACGTCAAGGGAATGGAAAGCCCCGCCTGGGACCCGCGCGGTAGGAGGACATACGCGCTGAGCTACGCGACAGCCGACGTTGGCGCTTCCCACCTCCGCGGCTGGCCGAGGCCGCACCAGTTGCCAAACCAGGGGCCGGCAAAGGAACTCGTGCCTTCCCTCATAGAGGGTAGGGACGAGAGCTACATCACCGATATGCTTGGGACATGTAAGTTCGTGCCCTACAAGCTCGAAGACCTCGCGAGGCTCTACAGCATCGTGACCGGCGAGGAGTGGACGGTTGAAGAACTTCGCAGAAGGGCATGGGGCGTTGAAAGCATCGCCAGAATACACAACGCCCTCGACTGGGTTACGCCTCCGCTCGACGACACAATTCCACCGCGCTGGTGGGAACCGGAGTCGGATGGGCCTGCAAAGGGCAACGCGGCCTTCATAGACTACAACGACTTCCTCGAGGCGAGAAGGGAATTCTACAGGCTGAGGGGCTGGCACGAGGAACTCGGCGTCCCACTGCCGGAGACGATGGAAGAGCTCAGCCTCCCGGAGTTTAAGGAAGATGCGGAGAAAGCATTGGAAGTTGTAAAGAAGAGGATGGGGATTTGA
- a CDS encoding cobyric acid synthase has product MGKALMVQGTSSGAGKSLLVTALCRIFSNLGYDVVPFKSQNMSLNSAPSIEGGEISRAQYLQAIACRKRPSVKFNPILLKPEGKMRSQVVFMGKPIGSVSAKDYMLSRKEELFKKAMKVLDELKEGHDLVIIEGAGSPVEINLKDYDIANMRVAKHADAKVILVTDIDRGGSFASIVGTMELLSEEERELVMGFVFNKFRGDASLLRPGFDYLEKRYGKPTLGVVPYVEHRLPEEDSLAEFPKVKGELHIQIIKLPHISNFTDFEPLHWANGVDYVTKAEEITGDVIIIPGSKNTVEDLLWMRENGIEDAILQAHREGAFVVGICGGFQMLGREIIDEVESKRGNVKGIGLLPAKTVFTRKKRTNHLKANVLWGPAGGMGVEGYEIRMGRSLSERPFSVITSVNGAKTFEPEGAIGERAFGTYLHGIFHNFAFTERFLNFLRAEKGLEPLSIEGWSIEEEIERFARVVGENFDVERILGELSL; this is encoded by the coding sequence ATGGGGAAAGCGTTGATGGTTCAGGGGACATCATCAGGGGCCGGCAAGTCTCTCCTCGTTACCGCACTCTGTAGAATCTTCTCGAACCTCGGCTACGACGTCGTTCCCTTCAAGAGCCAGAACATGAGCCTTAACTCCGCTCCGAGCATCGAAGGCGGCGAGATAAGCCGTGCCCAATACCTCCAGGCGATAGCCTGCAGAAAGAGGCCGAGCGTGAAGTTCAATCCGATTCTGCTCAAACCCGAGGGAAAGATGAGAAGCCAGGTAGTCTTTATGGGAAAGCCCATCGGAAGCGTCTCCGCCAAGGACTACATGCTCTCGCGGAAGGAGGAGCTTTTCAAAAAGGCCATGAAGGTCCTAGATGAGCTGAAGGAGGGGCATGACCTCGTCATAATCGAAGGCGCCGGCAGTCCGGTCGAGATAAACCTGAAGGACTACGACATAGCCAACATGCGCGTGGCAAAGCACGCAGACGCTAAAGTAATCCTCGTCACCGACATAGACCGTGGCGGGAGCTTCGCCTCGATAGTCGGCACGATGGAGCTTTTGAGCGAGGAGGAGCGGGAGCTCGTTATGGGCTTCGTCTTCAACAAGTTCCGCGGCGACGCTTCCCTCCTAAGGCCGGGCTTCGACTACCTTGAGAAACGCTACGGAAAGCCGACCCTCGGCGTTGTCCCCTACGTCGAGCACCGCCTGCCCGAGGAGGACTCTTTAGCAGAGTTCCCGAAAGTTAAGGGCGAGCTGCACATTCAAATAATCAAGCTCCCCCACATAAGCAACTTCACGGACTTTGAGCCGCTCCACTGGGCCAACGGCGTTGACTACGTCACAAAGGCGGAGGAAATAACTGGAGACGTCATCATAATTCCCGGAAGCAAGAACACTGTCGAGGACTTACTCTGGATGCGCGAGAACGGAATTGAAGACGCCATCCTTCAAGCCCACCGCGAGGGCGCTTTCGTCGTCGGTATCTGTGGGGGCTTCCAGATGCTCGGGAGGGAGATCATAGACGAAGTCGAGTCGAAGCGCGGGAATGTAAAGGGTATCGGTCTTCTTCCGGCGAAAACGGTCTTCACGAGGAAAAAGCGAACGAACCATCTCAAAGCAAATGTCCTCTGGGGGCCAGCTGGGGGTATGGGCGTGGAAGGCTACGAGATAAGAATGGGCCGTTCCCTCTCGGAGAGGCCCTTCTCAGTCATAACGTCCGTGAACGGAGCAAAAACCTTCGAGCCAGAGGGAGCAATCGGCGAGAGGGCCTTCGGAACCTACCTCCATGGCATCTTCCATAACTTCGCTTTCACAGAGCGGTTCCTCAACTTTCTGAGGGCTGAAAAGGGCCTTGAGCCCCTCTCGATAGAGGGCTGGAGCATAGAGGAGGAAATCGAAAGGTTCGCAAGGGTTGTGGGGGAGAACTTCGACGTGGAGAGGATTTTAGGTGAACTCAGCCTTTAG
- a CDS encoding MBL fold metallo-hydrolase encodes MHEEVLPGIHRIFDKFVNVYLVEGGDHLVAVDTGVDTTCGKILDAVEEIGKPLTAIVLTHGHLDHTGSLKCLKERTNAIVAAHVDEVELIKEKTGLEPDVKLKDGDVFEDFRVLHKPGHTMGSICLLDEKSKSLFVGDLVVERGGKLEEVPHQYSLDPEMNRIRIKELLEVDFENLLPAHGEPLLGNGKEKLRELVERLGL; translated from the coding sequence ATGCATGAGGAAGTCCTTCCCGGAATTCACAGGATATTCGACAAGTTCGTTAACGTTTACCTCGTTGAGGGGGGAGACCACCTCGTGGCTGTGGATACAGGCGTAGACACCACCTGCGGGAAGATACTCGATGCCGTTGAGGAAATTGGAAAGCCCCTGACGGCGATAGTCCTTACCCACGGCCACCTCGACCACACCGGCTCGCTGAAGTGCTTGAAGGAGAGGACAAACGCCATTGTAGCCGCCCACGTGGACGAGGTGGAACTCATAAAGGAGAAGACGGGACTTGAGCCCGATGTGAAGCTCAAGGATGGGGATGTCTTCGAGGATTTTAGGGTTCTCCACAAGCCCGGCCACACGATGGGGAGCATCTGTCTCCTCGATGAAAAGAGCAAAAGCCTCTTCGTCGGCGACCTCGTCGTAGAGCGCGGGGGAAAGCTCGAGGAGGTGCCGCACCAATATTCTCTCGACCCGGAGATGAACAGGATAAGGATAAAGGAGCTCCTCGAGGTTGACTTCGAGAACCTCTTACCGGCGCACGGAGAGCCTCTGTTAGGGAATGGGAAAGAAAAGCTTAGGGAGCTCGTGGAGCGGCTTGGCCTTTGA
- the pcc1 gene encoding KEOPS complex subunit Pcc1 — protein sequence MGLQGGLGDKGAEETWPIEGVIELSFPDEETARVVYESVLYEHESVPYRRSRIEFLRDGKKVVIRFLAKDNSALRGTLNSYLRWIKVAIDSLEV from the coding sequence ATGGGACTACAAGGAGGCCTTGGGGATAAAGGCGCAGAGGAGACCTGGCCCATCGAGGGAGTGATAGAGCTTTCTTTTCCGGACGAAGAGACCGCCAGGGTCGTTTACGAGAGCGTTCTCTACGAGCACGAGAGCGTTCCTTACAGGAGGAGCAGGATTGAGTTTCTGAGGGATGGAAAAAAGGTAGTAATCCGCTTTTTAGCAAAGGACAACTCCGCCCTTAGAGGAACGCTGAACTCGTATCTCCGGTGGATTAAAGTGGCTATAGATTCGCTGGAAGTTTAG
- a CDS encoding adenosylcobinamide amidohydrolase → MKFKHFILPFGRLMLSLSNAPHRGGLTRADGFFFMMVPKNYSGDYKADCLAFEREQGLKNFVGFMTAADIGAVLSTAKSGSVSAYITAGITNPAIAGEVPPPWRPGTINIALVIDEGLTVGAMANAIMTATEAKTYTLLRLGYKATGTTSDGIGIFAFEGEKEWAGTATELGINIGRAVRKALEESLRKWEKTRA, encoded by the coding sequence GTGAAGTTTAAGCACTTCATCCTTCCATTTGGCCGTCTAATGCTTTCACTCAGCAACGCGCCCCATAGGGGAGGCCTAACCAGAGCCGACGGATTCTTCTTCATGATGGTCCCGAAGAACTACTCCGGCGACTACAAGGCGGACTGCCTGGCCTTTGAACGGGAGCAGGGGTTAAAGAACTTTGTTGGCTTTATGACTGCCGCGGACATAGGGGCGGTCCTTTCCACTGCCAAAAGCGGGAGCGTCTCTGCCTACATAACAGCGGGAATAACCAACCCGGCGATAGCGGGAGAAGTCCCACCGCCGTGGAGGCCGGGAACAATAAACATTGCCCTCGTCATTGATGAGGGCTTAACGGTCGGCGCGATGGCCAACGCGATAATGACTGCAACTGAAGCCAAAACTTACACCCTTTTGCGGCTCGGCTATAAAGCCACCGGGACAACTAGCGATGGCATTGGAATTTTTGCCTTTGAGGGGGAGAAGGAGTGGGCGGGAACCGCAACGGAACTCGGGATAAACATTGGCAGAGCCGTGAGGAAGGCGCTGGAAGAGAGTTTAAGGAAATGGGAAAAGACGAGAGCCTGA
- a CDS encoding HEPN domain-containing protein yields the protein MDDEISLLLSNSHESLGAAELLLEKGFFAESLRERADYDATFQPGEEEARELVEDAKAFVERIEKALEELR from the coding sequence TTGGATGATGAAATAAGCCTTCTGCTCAGCAATTCCCACGAGTCCCTTGGTGCGGCGGAGCTTCTGCTTGAAAAAGGGTTCTTTGCAGAGAGCCTTAGGGAGAGGGCCGACTACGATGCCACGTTTCAGCCTGGTGAAGAGGAAGCTAGGGAGCTCGTTGAGGATGCCAAGGCCTTCGTGGAGAGGATTGAAAAAGCCCTGGAGGAACTGAGATGA